Proteins from a single region of Eublepharis macularius isolate TG4126 chromosome 9, MPM_Emac_v1.0, whole genome shotgun sequence:
- the LOC129335775 gene encoding interferon-induced protein with tetratricopeptide repeats 1-like gives MRAHLQQLQGTYTEALGSLREAETVLRQELPTHFSRHALLIYGNYAWIYYHLANYEMVELYLARIHEICRSLSSPKPYSAQIPEIHAQKGWSLLALGFRNGEEAKKCFQMALRGDESNQDFQAGLAISVFASWTRSWRTDLWKEAKHLMEAFLCSQPQNYEVKVHLASLLEKRDWWRSKVLTMEVVQNSLSPEDLRNAAKLCKKNFLSKAISILQQAIALAPSYHLLHYDLGLCYKQQMEGASRERKDEIVAAAIESFKRALNENPQSVFSRLALAQMYGEKTPLYAEEMYQNLWEELPRVSRRCQQAIYLHWGDFLLHKKGLKQGALEMYEAGYLILGGHCKEWQQLSGRLMKLAEMFEEDSDRNQAEAVFEILRLRHHFQ, from the coding sequence ATGAGGGCACATCTGCAGCAGCTGCAAGGGACTTACACAGAGGCTCTGGGCAGCCTCCGAGAAGCAGAGACGGTGCTCAGGCAAGAGCTTCCCACCCACTTCTCCCGCCATGCCCTGCTGATTTATGGGAACTATGCCTGGATTTATTATCACCTGGCCAATTATGAGATGGTGGAGCTCTACCTGGCCCGCATTCATGAGATCTGTCGATCCCTGTCCAGCCCCAAGCCGTACTCTGCCCAGATCCCTGAGATCCACGCACAGAAAGGCTGGTCCCTTCTGGCCTTGGGATTCCGCAACGGGGAAGAGGCCAAGAAGTGCTTCCAAATGGCACTCCGAGGGGACGAGTCCAACCAAGATTTCCAGGCAGGTCTGGCCATCTCTGTCTTTGCTTCCTGGACTCGCTCCTGGCGGACTGACCTTTGGAAAGAGGCAAAACATTTGATGGAAGCGTTTCTCTGTAGCCAGCCCCAAAACTATGAAGTCAAAGTGCATCTGGCTTCTCTCCTAGAGAAAAGAGACTGGTGGAGATCAAAAGTCCTCACAATGGAAGTTGTCCAGAACAGCCTCAGCCCCGAAGATCTGAGAAATGCTGCCAAGCTTTGCAAGAAAAACTTCCTCTCTAAGGCAATCAGCATCTTGCAACAAGCGATAGCCCTGGCTCCCAGCTACCACCTCCTGCATTATGACCTTGGCCTCTGCTACAAGCAGCAGATGGAGGGAGCCTCGCGAGAAAGGAAAGACGAAATAGTGGCAGCTGCTATTGAGAGCTTCAAAAGGGCTCTGAATGAAAACCCTCAGTCTGTCTTTTCCAGGCTGGCGTTGGCTCAAATGTATGGTGAAAAGACCCCGCTTTATGCAGAGGAGATGTACCAGAACCTGTGGGAGGAGCTGCCGAGGGTCAGCCGGCGCTGCCAGCAAGCCATCTATCTGCACTGGGGGGACTTCCTCCTCCACAAGAAGGGGCTGAAGCAGGGGGCGCTGGAGATGTACGAGGCAGGGTACTTGATCCTTGGTGGCCACTGCAAAGAGTGGCAGCAGCTGAGCGGGAGGCTGATGAAGCTGGCTGAGATGTTTGAGGAAGACTCGGACAGGAACCAAGCTGAGGCGGTCTTTGAGATCCTTCGGCTCAGACACCACTTCCAGTGA